The Staphylothermus marinus F1 genome has a segment encoding these proteins:
- the endA gene encoding tRNA-intron lyase, which yields MSSTTQNTNNIANIETGTCKGYLLYNRVIIPEYNCANKIYWDGYYGTFLGIQKPRDKNIQAPLELSIIEALYLLEKRNLNIYMGNKKVEKNELYTIGNNYIERFKELYIVYKDLRDRGFIVRRGLKFGCDYLVYRFGPGIDHAPFGVEVFSLSEKYDPIDIVRIGRLLHSVRKKLIIAIVSDEEIKYVLLSWWKP from the coding sequence ATTTCTAGCACTACACAGAATACTAATAACATAGCAAATATTGAGACAGGAACCTGTAAAGGCTATCTCCTCTATAATCGTGTAATTATTCCCGAATATAATTGTGCAAACAAAATATATTGGGACGGCTATTATGGTACATTTTTAGGAATACAAAAGCCTAGAGATAAGAATATTCAGGCACCACTGGAATTATCCATTATTGAAGCACTATATTTACTCGAGAAAAGAAACCTTAACATCTACATGGGAAACAAGAAAGTAGAAAAAAATGAGCTATACACTATAGGAAACAATTATATTGAAAGATTTAAGGAGTTATACATTGTTTACAAGGATCTAAGGGATCGCGGATTTATTGTAAGACGAGGACTAAAATTCGGTTGTGATTATCTAGTCTACAGGTTTGGTCCAGGAATAGATCATGCTCCTTTCGGTGTCGAAGTCTTTTCATTAAGCGAAAAATATGATCCAATAGACATTGTTAGAATAGGTCGCCTCCTACATTCTGTGAGAAAAAAACTGATAATAGCAATAGTTAGTGATGAAGAAATAAAGTACGTATTGTTATCTTGGTGGAAACCATAA
- a CDS encoding DUF47 domain-containing protein, protein MAEYEQDTLAEMHIYENMVNLLNQADDVIKAFTDVLSNLLSDQEFDKLYNKIQAPKIRVEENRLMLMEYLIRLGETLPNRQNYISIALGIDRLVQLLDGASYRLTLLRIKGYRIDQSIYNQLKELASTVVAQYHSLNEGLNKLKTDPKKTMMHVREISRLENKADELYRNLTFTIYTKYENKIVPLMVLKDAIDFLENAADLLKALGEELRFLALHRILIT, encoded by the coding sequence ATGGCTGAATACGAGCAGGATACATTAGCAGAGATGCATATATACGAAAACATGGTTAATCTGCTCAACCAAGCAGATGATGTTATTAAGGCATTTACAGATGTTTTATCGAATCTTTTATCAGATCAAGAATTTGACAAATTATATAACAAGATACAAGCACCAAAGATACGTGTTGAGGAAAATAGACTTATGTTAATGGAGTATCTTATAAGGCTTGGAGAGACCTTACCTAATAGGCAAAACTATATATCGATTGCTCTTGGTATAGATAGGCTTGTCCAACTATTAGATGGCGCATCATATAGATTAACTCTTTTAAGAATAAAGGGGTACAGAATAGATCAGAGCATCTATAATCAACTAAAAGAACTAGCATCCACAGTAGTAGCACAATATCATAGCTTAAATGAGGGGTTAAACAAGCTTAAAACTGATCCCAAGAAAACCATGATGCATGTAAGAGAAATATCCCGTTTAGAGAATAAAGCAGATGAACTATATAGAAACTTAACTTTCACAATATACACTAAATATGAGAACAAAATTGTGCCATTAATGGTATTAAAAGATGCAATTGATTTTCTAGAAAACGCTGCAGATTTGTTAAAGGCCTTAGGTGAAGAGCTACGATTTCTAGCACTACACAGAATACTAATAACATAG
- a CDS encoding B12-binding domain-containing radical SAM protein, whose protein sequence is MKVLVIDALARASGSRYSTFDVVGAGPRVVAGIIKNAGFKTDLKAYELVINKPELLRNYETILISAMSSDKGALSKLLNLIENINYKGKIIVGGPISFEYKELLKNNPRINYVLIGEAEIPLPKLLDNIISGEKVGNVPAVAFKDENGEIKVTSPHIYTPAEIISKNKPWVEIEKSYPDHKVYRYYVEVVRGCSNYFRPIISGIDGLNCIKCFICRKGDLDKRMYCPANIPPGCGFCSVPYMFGPARSRSIDSIVEEINELVGHGAKRIVLSAPDFLDYGRDLLVKPKPLTDPCHPKPNIEMIEALLSSLFEIDRVRNKSVRIFIENIKACLVTEDLAKILGKYLSGTTIHIGLETGDSKYNSLVLGKPISVEHVYKAVKLLKANGLRPYVYLMYGLPLANEKVYRKTLRVISKLSSLGVEKITLYKFVPLPGTAFQNLKPDIKQYSRIISLIKKKVEKYNLLTKTSFIGRKIHVLLLHSNGKYYGYPINHGPTVFVKGLTSPGFSGCEALVEIYDVAPRFLWGKFIRILTC, encoded by the coding sequence ATGAAGGTTCTAGTTATTGATGCATTAGCTAGAGCTAGTGGTAGCAGGTATAGTACGTTTGACGTGGTTGGTGCTGGTCCTAGAGTAGTAGCTGGTATTATAAAGAATGCTGGGTTTAAAACCGATCTAAAAGCTTATGAACTAGTTATTAACAAGCCTGAACTACTAAGAAATTATGAAACAATATTGATCTCGGCAATGTCAAGCGATAAAGGCGCGTTATCTAAATTGCTTAATTTGATAGAAAATATTAATTATAAAGGCAAAATAATCGTGGGAGGACCAATAAGTTTTGAATATAAGGAATTACTAAAGAATAATCCGAGAATAAACTATGTATTAATAGGTGAAGCCGAGATACCTTTGCCTAAGCTCCTCGATAATATTATCTCTGGGGAAAAAGTCGGCAATGTACCAGCAGTAGCTTTTAAGGATGAAAATGGAGAAATCAAAGTTACCTCGCCACACATATATACGCCTGCAGAAATAATATCTAAAAATAAGCCTTGGGTAGAAATAGAAAAATCCTATCCTGATCATAAAGTGTATAGGTACTATGTTGAAGTAGTACGGGGATGCAGTAATTACTTCAGACCCATTATTAGTGGAATCGATGGATTAAACTGTATAAAATGCTTCATATGTAGAAAAGGGGATCTCGATAAAAGAATGTATTGTCCAGCAAATATTCCTCCTGGATGCGGATTCTGCAGTGTACCTTACATGTTTGGACCAGCTCGTAGCAGAAGTATTGATAGCATAGTTGAGGAGATCAATGAATTAGTAGGACATGGTGCTAAGAGAATTGTTCTAAGTGCTCCTGACTTCTTGGATTATGGTAGAGACTTACTAGTTAAACCAAAACCATTAACTGATCCCTGTCATCCGAAGCCGAATATAGAAATGATCGAAGCACTTCTATCTAGTCTTTTCGAGATAGATAGAGTGAGAAATAAAAGTGTGAGGATATTTATTGAAAACATAAAAGCATGTCTAGTCACAGAAGATCTAGCTAAGATTCTTGGAAAATACCTGTCTGGTACAACTATACATATAGGTTTAGAAACCGGTGATTCAAAATATAATTCCTTAGTTCTCGGAAAACCTATAAGTGTTGAACACGTCTATAAAGCAGTAAAGTTATTGAAAGCTAATGGTTTAAGACCTTATGTATACTTAATGTACGGATTACCATTAGCAAATGAGAAAGTTTATAGAAAAACTCTTCGGGTAATAAGTAAATTATCTAGTCTAGGTGTGGAGAAAATTACTCTGTACAAGTTTGTTCCATTACCTGGAACTGCTTTCCAAAATCTAAAACCAGATATTAAACAATATAGTAGAATAATCAGTTTGATCAAGAAAAAAGTTGAAAAATATAATTTATTGACGAAAACAAGCTTTATTGGGAGAAAAATACATGTACTACTGCTTCACAGCAACGGCAAATATTATGGTTATCCAATTAATCATGGCCCAACAGTTTTTGTAAAAGGATTAACGAGTCCAGGATTTTCAGGGTGTGAAGCATTGGTTGAAATATATGATGTAGCACCTCGATTTTTATGGGGGAAATTTATTAGAATACTTACTTGTTAA
- a CDS encoding AbrB/MazE/SpoVT family DNA-binding domain-containing protein, with the protein MYPEEKETTPTQSANEEKSEPAKKVDVKKLVSIIPPASELRRKQKILREKRIRIKYDDSLPENTAKVPKDLAEALGIKEGDTIEIVIAGKKKFLFKAIIIEEAGTNLVYCYPEELREKGVADNSIATLRKH; encoded by the coding sequence ATGTATCCCGAAGAAAAAGAAACCACACCAACGCAAAGCGCAAATGAAGAAAAAAGCGAACCCGCTAAAAAAGTAGATGTTAAAAAACTCGTATCAATAATACCCCCAGCATCTGAGCTTAGAAGAAAACAGAAAATATTACGTGAAAAAAGAATAAGGATAAAATATGATGATTCACTTCCAGAAAACACGGCCAAAGTACCCAAAGACCTCGCCGAAGCACTTGGAATAAAAGAAGGCGATACAATAGAAATTGTTATTGCTGGTAAAAAGAAATTCTTGTTTAAAGCAATAATAATAGAGGAGGCCGGGACAAACCTAGTGTATTGTTACCCAGAAGAACTACGAGAAAAAGGCGTAGCAGATAATAGTATTGCAACTCTAAGAAAACATTAG
- the glyS gene encoding glycine--tRNA ligase: MVNKQVDKYQILLDLGKRRGLFWLSYEIYGGVAGFYDFGPNGVLIKRNIINEWLNNLVYNTGLVLEIETPIITPRIVLKASGHEDHFTDPITECTRCGRVFRADHLIEEALGIRAEGLSMDELWKLIKEHNIRCPECGGELTKPKPALLLFKTEIGPYKGSPAYLRPETAQGMFVSFKHVLNIARNKLPLGIAQIGRVGRNEISPRQGLLRLREFTIMELEFFFDPEKAFEETMKYMTDEIRNEKLNIITAEDKLRGEEKTRKYTAIELIENKIVKNPWMAYWMALGNIFLRKLGISSEKIRFDEKLPEEKAHYSEQTFDQEVYTEKYGWIEVAGYSYRTTYDLSRHIKYSKADLTYFKKYDKPIKKKIVKIVPNPKKIREIVGKDIGTVMKKLNEIPAEKILEELNKNNYVEISNYKLSRECFIISEKEETIHGEKIIPHVVEPSFGLERIFYVVLENSISIARDGRIVLKLPPRIAPYKVAVFPLVTGNKPEHKKMVSIARQVYRALLENNILAYYDEEGSIGRRYARADEIGIPYAITIDYQTLEDETVTLRDRDSREQIRLHIQELHDKLISLLGLKKEFNIEF, translated from the coding sequence TTGGTAAATAAACAAGTTGATAAATACCAAATACTTTTAGATCTGGGTAAGAGGAGGGGGTTATTCTGGTTATCCTACGAAATATATGGTGGAGTAGCAGGATTCTACGATTTCGGCCCTAACGGGGTATTAATCAAGAGAAACATCATTAATGAGTGGCTTAACAATCTTGTCTATAATACTGGGCTTGTTCTAGAAATCGAAACTCCAATAATTACTCCTAGAATAGTATTAAAAGCTAGTGGCCACGAAGACCACTTTACAGATCCGATCACAGAATGTACTAGATGCGGAAGAGTTTTCAGAGCGGACCATCTTATCGAAGAAGCCCTGGGAATTAGAGCAGAAGGATTATCGATGGATGAATTATGGAAACTCATTAAAGAACATAATATTAGATGCCCAGAATGTGGAGGAGAATTAACAAAGCCTAAACCAGCACTTTTATTGTTTAAAACCGAAATAGGCCCCTATAAGGGGAGCCCAGCATATCTTAGGCCTGAAACAGCGCAAGGAATGTTTGTATCGTTTAAACATGTATTAAATATTGCACGAAATAAATTACCTCTTGGAATAGCGCAGATAGGTAGAGTCGGTAGAAACGAGATTTCACCGCGTCAAGGCTTATTGCGTCTTAGAGAATTCACAATTATGGAGCTGGAATTCTTCTTTGATCCTGAAAAAGCCTTTGAAGAAACAATGAAGTATATGACGGATGAGATAAGAAATGAAAAACTAAACATTATCACCGCTGAGGACAAGTTGAGAGGAGAAGAAAAAACTAGGAAATATACAGCTATTGAATTAATTGAGAATAAAATAGTCAAGAATCCATGGATGGCTTATTGGATGGCGCTAGGAAATATCTTCCTAAGAAAACTGGGAATCTCGTCTGAAAAAATACGTTTCGACGAGAAACTTCCCGAGGAAAAAGCTCATTATTCAGAGCAAACATTCGACCAAGAAGTATATACAGAGAAGTATGGCTGGATAGAAGTAGCAGGATATAGTTATAGAACAACATATGATCTAAGCAGACATATTAAGTATTCAAAAGCTGACCTTACATATTTCAAAAAATACGATAAACCAATCAAGAAAAAAATTGTTAAGATTGTTCCTAACCCCAAGAAAATAAGAGAAATAGTGGGAAAAGATATTGGAACTGTTATGAAAAAACTCAATGAAATACCTGCTGAAAAAATACTGGAAGAGCTTAATAAGAACAATTATGTGGAAATCAGCAATTATAAACTTAGTCGCGAATGCTTCATAATAAGTGAGAAAGAAGAAACTATTCATGGAGAAAAAATAATACCCCACGTTGTAGAGCCCTCGTTTGGTTTGGAGAGAATATTTTATGTTGTCTTAGAGAATTCTATAAGTATTGCAAGAGATGGAAGAATAGTTCTTAAATTACCTCCAAGAATAGCTCCATATAAAGTAGCTGTTTTCCCATTAGTTACAGGTAATAAGCCTGAACATAAAAAAATGGTTTCAATAGCTAGACAGGTATATAGGGCCTTATTAGAGAACAACATACTAGCTTACTATGATGAAGAAGGAAGCATTGGTCGAAGATACGCTAGAGCCGATGAAATAGGTATACCATATGCTATAACAATTGATTACCAAACATTAGAAGATGAAACGGTTACACTAAGAGATAGAGATTCAAGGGAACAGATAAGACTACATATTCAAGAACTACACGATAAACTAATAAGTCTGCTCGGATTGAAAAAAGAGTTTAACATAGAGTTTTAA
- the speB gene encoding agmatinase has protein sequence MTLWRHLLEETCAFACVRDENSKYIVVGIPLDSTTTYKPGTRMAPNKIREVSCNIEYYSLFENLSLERIGFNDLGNIVMVPGFIHENIDRIKNVVRGIREEYPGKTYIFLGGEHLITYPIIHELIDTIDTLIVFDAHLDLRNDYLGSKFNHATHLRRILEETSIPIIHFGARAISEEELGFVQKQSNITMLSPLNLDNYQRIINSDLGNVYISIDIDSVDPAYAPGTSNPEALGLHPIDILKIIRSIVRNARQVIGFDIVEVNPLGDINDITSILAAKIVFEIIGMMEKKSSV, from the coding sequence TTGACTCTATGGAGGCATTTACTAGAGGAAACATGTGCATTTGCATGTGTAAGAGATGAGAATTCAAAATATATAGTTGTAGGTATCCCCCTAGACTCGACAACAACCTATAAGCCTGGAACCAGAATGGCTCCTAATAAGATAAGAGAGGTATCTTGTAATATTGAATATTATTCGCTGTTTGAAAACCTTAGTCTTGAAAGAATAGGTTTTAATGATTTAGGTAACATTGTTATGGTTCCAGGGTTTATACATGAAAATATTGATCGAATAAAGAATGTTGTTAGAGGAATTAGAGAAGAATATCCTGGTAAAACATATATTTTCCTAGGGGGAGAACACTTAATCACATACCCGATTATACATGAATTAATTGACACTATTGATACGTTAATAGTTTTCGATGCACACCTAGATCTGAGAAATGATTATTTAGGTTCAAAGTTTAATCATGCAACTCATCTCCGCAGAATACTTGAGGAAACAAGTATCCCTATAATTCATTTTGGTGCCAGAGCAATCAGCGAAGAAGAATTAGGATTTGTTCAGAAACAATCCAATATAACAATGCTTTCTCCACTAAATCTCGATAATTATCAACGAATAATAAATAGTGATCTAGGAAACGTCTATATTAGTATAGATATAGACTCAGTGGACCCTGCATATGCTCCTGGAACATCTAATCCTGAAGCCTTAGGTTTACATCCAATCGATATCTTAAAAATAATAAGGAGTATAGTTAGGAATGCAAGACAAGTTATTGGATTTGATATTGTAGAAGTTAATCCGCTAGGTGATATCAATGATATTACAAGTATATTAGCGGCTAAGATAGTATTTGAAATAATAGGTATGATGGAGAAGAAGAGCTCGGTTTAA
- a CDS encoding DNA-directed RNA polymerase subunit P, with translation MVKYKCARCGAEFDLEEMISIYGRQRVRCPHCGYEIIYKIARSYRLVKAI, from the coding sequence ATGGTTAAGTATAAATGTGCTAGGTGTGGTGCAGAATTTGATCTAGAGGAAATGATTAGTATTTATGGTAGGCAACGTGTTAGATGCCCGCATTGTGGATATGAGATAATATATAAGATTGCTCGAAGCTATCGATTAGTAAAAGCTATTTAA
- a CDS encoding translation initiation factor has protein sequence MEEDFSSIYGGLPPELVEQLEREQQIIKIRLDRRKFGKEVTVIEGLTGSKNELKQLAKKLKSKLATGGTVKDGKIELQGDHRHRVKDILINELGFPPENIMIID, from the coding sequence ATGGAGGAGGACTTTTCATCAATATATGGTGGGCTCCCTCCTGAACTAGTTGAGCAATTGGAGAGGGAACAACAAATAATTAAAATTAGGCTAGATAGGCGAAAATTTGGTAAGGAAGTAACTGTTATTGAGGGATTGACGGGCTCTAAAAATGAATTAAAACAATTAGCTAAAAAATTGAAGTCAAAACTTGCAACGGGGGGAACAGTTAAAGATGGTAAAATAGAGCTACAAGGAGATCATAGACATAGAGTCAAAGATATACTAATAAACGAGCTTGGTTTTCCACCAGAAAACATAATGATAATAGATTAG